From Caulobacter segnis, a single genomic window includes:
- the cobO gene encoding cob(I)yrinic acid a,c-diamide adenosyltransferase: MTDATADADLNAKHNAKMAKIQTARAKMMAERQIEKGLLIVNTGTGKGKTTAALGMVCRAIGHGQKVAVIQFVKGALKTGEKVVFDAFPDQVEFKPMGEGFTWDTQDRARDIAVAREAWDAVKARIADPEIDMVVADELNIVLRYEYLPVDEVVAAIVGRPEGKHVIVTGRNAPQALIDAADLVTDMTLVKHPFRSGVKAQAGIEF; this comes from the coding sequence ATGACCGACGCCACGGCCGACGCCGACCTCAACGCCAAGCACAACGCCAAGATGGCCAAGATCCAGACGGCGCGGGCCAAGATGATGGCCGAGCGTCAGATCGAGAAGGGCCTGCTGATCGTCAACACCGGCACGGGCAAGGGCAAGACCACGGCCGCCCTGGGCATGGTCTGCCGCGCCATCGGCCACGGCCAGAAGGTCGCCGTCATCCAGTTCGTGAAGGGCGCGCTGAAGACTGGCGAGAAGGTGGTGTTCGACGCCTTTCCCGACCAGGTCGAGTTCAAGCCGATGGGCGAGGGCTTCACCTGGGACACCCAGGACCGCGCCCGTGACATCGCCGTGGCCCGCGAAGCCTGGGATGCGGTCAAGGCCCGCATCGCCGATCCTGAGATCGACATGGTGGTGGCCGACGAACTGAACATCGTGCTGCGCTACGAATACCTGCCCGTCGACGAGGTGGTCGCGGCGATCGTGGGCAGGCCCGAGGGCAAGCACGTGATCGTCACCGGGCGCAATGCGCCCCAGGCGCTGATCGACGCGGCCGACCTGGTCACCGACATGACCCTGGTCAAGCATCCGTTCCGGAGCGGGGTGAAGGCCCAGGCGGGGATCGAGTTTTGA
- a CDS encoding MBL fold metallo-hydrolase: MRPDVQAFFDPATFTASYIVADPATHWAAIIDPVLDFEPKAGKLSTRSADTLLEAIRARGLKLAYVLETHAHADHLSAADYIRHETGAKVVIGARIIEVQKTFIPVFEADVSDDGSVFDVLINEGDVLTLGALTIGAMHTPGHTPACMTYTIGDAAFVGDTLFMPDYGTARADFPGGDARTLYRSIRKVLSLPPETRIFVGHDYLPEGRSDHRWETTVADERARNIHVRDGLDEDAFVAMRTARDATLSAPTLILPSLQVNIRAGALPDPTPAGQVFLRLPVTRADAEPRPGRGKGG, encoded by the coding sequence ATGCGACCCGACGTTCAAGCGTTTTTCGATCCCGCCACCTTCACCGCCAGCTACATCGTCGCCGATCCGGCCACCCACTGGGCCGCGATCATCGATCCCGTGCTGGATTTCGAGCCCAAGGCCGGCAAGCTCTCGACCCGTTCAGCCGACACCCTGCTGGAGGCTATTCGGGCGCGAGGTCTGAAGCTGGCCTATGTGCTGGAGACCCACGCCCACGCCGACCACCTGTCGGCCGCCGACTACATCCGCCACGAGACCGGCGCCAAGGTGGTGATCGGCGCCCGGATCATCGAGGTGCAGAAGACCTTCATCCCCGTGTTCGAGGCCGACGTCTCCGACGACGGCTCTGTCTTCGACGTGCTGATCAACGAAGGCGACGTCCTGACCCTCGGCGCCTTGACGATCGGCGCGATGCATACGCCTGGGCACACCCCCGCCTGCATGACCTACACGATCGGCGACGCGGCCTTCGTGGGCGACACGCTCTTCATGCCCGACTATGGAACCGCCCGCGCCGATTTTCCGGGCGGCGACGCGCGGACCCTGTATCGGTCGATCCGCAAGGTGCTATCCCTGCCGCCGGAGACCCGCATCTTCGTCGGGCACGACTATCTTCCCGAAGGCCGTTCGGATCATCGGTGGGAGACGACCGTCGCCGACGAGCGCGCCCGTAACATCCATGTGCGGGATGGTCTGGACGAGGACGCCTTCGTCGCCATGCGGACGGCGCGAGACGCCACCCTGTCGGCCCCGACCCTGATCCTGCCGTCCCTGCAGGTGAACATCCGCGCCGGCGCCCTGCCCGACCCCACCCCAGCCGGACAGGTGTTCCTGCGCTTGCCCGTGACACGAGCGGACGCCGAGCCCAGGCCTGGTCGCGGCAAAGGCGGGTGA
- the cobW gene encoding cobalamin biosynthesis protein CobW, producing MARIPTTVVTGFLGAGKTTLIRHLLENAGGRRLAVVVNEFGDVGIDGEILRGCGVEGCADDDILELANGCICCTVADDFLPTLRKLIDRPNPPEHILIETSGLALPKPLVKAFTWPEVRTRATVDGVIAMIDADAVAAGRFAHDEAALAKAREADPTLDHDTPLEELFEEQLGCADLVILNKTDLIDAQTLARVEASLAEHLRPGVKVVHARQGALDPAVLLGLGVAAEDDLDSRKSHHEGEDDHDHDDFDSFVVRGGVVGDVDVLTARLKGALEAHDILRLKGVVAVQGKPARLIVQAVGPRIQTYFDRPWREGEARASSLVVIGEKGLNAEAIAPLIAAMIA from the coding sequence ATGGCGAGAATTCCCACCACGGTGGTGACCGGCTTCCTGGGAGCGGGCAAGACCACCCTGATCCGGCATCTGCTGGAGAACGCCGGCGGCCGGCGTCTGGCCGTCGTGGTCAACGAGTTCGGCGACGTCGGCATCGACGGCGAGATCCTGCGCGGCTGCGGCGTCGAGGGCTGCGCGGACGACGACATTCTGGAACTGGCCAACGGCTGCATCTGCTGCACCGTCGCCGACGACTTCCTGCCGACGCTGCGAAAGCTGATCGACCGGCCCAATCCGCCCGAGCATATCCTGATCGAGACCTCGGGCCTGGCCCTGCCCAAGCCGCTGGTCAAGGCCTTCACCTGGCCGGAGGTGCGCACCCGCGCGACCGTCGATGGCGTGATCGCCATGATCGACGCCGACGCCGTGGCGGCCGGTCGCTTCGCCCATGACGAGGCCGCCTTGGCCAAGGCGCGCGAGGCCGATCCGACCCTTGATCACGACACCCCGCTGGAGGAGCTGTTCGAAGAACAGCTGGGCTGCGCCGATCTTGTCATCCTCAACAAGACCGACCTGATCGACGCTCAGACCCTGGCCCGGGTCGAGGCTTCGCTGGCCGAGCACCTGCGCCCGGGCGTCAAGGTGGTCCACGCCCGCCAGGGAGCGCTGGACCCGGCCGTGCTGCTGGGCCTGGGTGTCGCGGCCGAGGACGATCTCGACAGCCGCAAGTCGCACCATGAAGGCGAGGACGATCATGATCACGACGACTTCGACAGCTTCGTGGTGCGCGGCGGCGTCGTGGGTGACGTCGATGTCCTGACCGCGCGCCTGAAGGGGGCGCTGGAAGCCCACGACATCCTGCGCCTCAAGGGCGTGGTGGCGGTCCAGGGCAAGCCGGCCCGCCTGATCGTCCAGGCTGTCGGACCGCGCATCCAGACCTATTTCGACCGGCCTTGGCGCGAGGGCGAGGCTCGCGCCTCGTCGCTGGTGGTGATCGGCGAGAAGGGGCTGAACGCGGAGGCCATCGCTCCGCTGATCGCGGCCATGATCGCCTGA
- a CDS encoding HoxN/HupN/NixA family nickel/cobalt transporter: MPKLISPGALRGRLIGVYGLLVAANVGAWLWALALLHDKPMLLGTALLAYSFGLRHAVDADHIAAIDNVTRKLMQDGQRPVGVGFFFALGHSAVVVIAAILIALAAGALSEIETFKGVGGVVATSISAFFLFGIAAINLVILRGVWKAFTQARRTGAYVEEDLDLLLADRGLVSRLVRPLFKIITKSWHMAPLGFLFGLGFDTATEVSLLGLAAGQASDGLSLAVVLVFPALFAAGMALVDTTDGVMMLGAYEWAFVKPMRKLYYNLVITLISVVIAVVIGTVQTLALLSEKLALTGGLWDVAGAISEHMGLLGYIVIGIFAVAWLGSFAIYRWRGFDAMEVRATPRP; this comes from the coding sequence ATGCCCAAGTTGATTTCACCCGGCGCCCTGCGCGGTCGCCTGATCGGTGTCTACGGCCTGCTGGTCGCCGCCAATGTCGGCGCGTGGCTGTGGGCGCTGGCGCTGCTGCACGACAAGCCGATGCTGCTGGGAACGGCGTTGCTGGCTTACAGCTTCGGCCTGCGTCACGCCGTGGACGCCGACCACATCGCCGCGATCGACAACGTCACCCGCAAGCTGATGCAGGACGGCCAGCGTCCCGTGGGGGTCGGCTTCTTCTTCGCCCTGGGCCATTCGGCCGTGGTGGTGATCGCCGCGATCCTGATCGCCCTGGCCGCCGGCGCGCTGTCCGAGATCGAGACCTTCAAGGGCGTCGGCGGCGTGGTCGCGACGTCGATCTCGGCGTTCTTCCTGTTCGGCATCGCCGCGATCAACCTCGTGATCCTGCGCGGAGTCTGGAAGGCCTTCACCCAGGCGCGCCGCACCGGCGCCTATGTCGAGGAGGATCTCGACCTGCTGCTCGCCGACCGGGGCCTGGTCTCGCGCCTGGTGCGGCCGCTGTTCAAGATCATCACCAAGAGCTGGCACATGGCCCCGCTGGGCTTCCTGTTCGGCCTGGGATTCGACACGGCCACCGAGGTCAGCCTGCTGGGCCTGGCCGCCGGTCAGGCGTCGGACGGCCTGTCCCTGGCCGTGGTCCTGGTGTTCCCCGCCCTGTTCGCGGCCGGCATGGCGCTGGTCGACACCACCGACGGGGTGATGATGCTGGGGGCCTACGAGTGGGCCTTCGTCAAGCCGATGCGCAAGCTCTACTACAACCTGGTGATCACCCTGATCTCCGTCGTCATCGCCGTGGTGATCGGCACGGTCCAGACCCTGGCCCTGCTGTCCGAGAAGCTGGCCCTGACCGGGGGTCTCTGGGACGTGGCCGGCGCCATCTCCGAGCACATGGGCCTGCTCGGCTATATCGTCATCGGCATATTCGCCGTCGCCTGGCTGGGCTCGTTCGCCATCTATCGTTGGCGCGGCTTCGACGCGATGGAGGTGCGGGCGACGCCGCGCCCGTGA
- a CDS encoding sulfite exporter TauE/SafE family protein: MDASLLAAVLSGAIVALLLTLFGGGGSVLATPLLLYLVGVRDPHVAIGTSAAAVAVNAAVGLAAQARAGRVKWPCALTFGAPGLLGSLAGAHLAKAVPGNHLLAAFALAMAAVGLSMFRAPGSPGDPDVHIDPDKALRLVPVGTATGLAAGFFGIGGGFLIAPGLMAATGMTLANATASSLVSVTLFGAATSVSYAASGLVDGPLFLALILGGGVGVLAGARLAPRLASRALLARRLFAAMIVATAVYVLWRATAGQA, encoded by the coding sequence ATGGACGCCAGCCTTCTCGCGGCCGTCCTGAGCGGGGCGATCGTGGCGCTGCTGCTGACGCTGTTCGGTGGCGGCGGCTCGGTGCTTGCCACGCCCTTGCTGCTCTATCTCGTCGGGGTTCGGGACCCGCACGTGGCGATCGGGACCTCGGCCGCCGCCGTGGCGGTGAACGCCGCCGTCGGCCTAGCCGCCCAGGCTCGGGCCGGCCGCGTCAAGTGGCCCTGCGCCCTGACCTTCGGCGCGCCGGGCCTGCTGGGTTCGCTGGCCGGCGCGCACCTGGCCAAGGCCGTGCCCGGAAATCACCTGCTGGCCGCGTTCGCCCTGGCCATGGCGGCGGTCGGCCTGTCGATGTTTCGCGCACCAGGCTCGCCGGGCGACCCGGATGTCCATATCGATCCGGACAAAGCCCTGCGGCTGGTTCCCGTTGGGACCGCCACGGGCCTGGCGGCGGGCTTCTTCGGGATCGGCGGCGGGTTCCTGATCGCGCCGGGCCTGATGGCGGCCACGGGCATGACGCTCGCGAACGCGACGGCCTCGTCGCTGGTGTCGGTCACGCTGTTCGGCGCGGCGACCAGCGTCAGCTACGCGGCGTCGGGACTCGTGGACGGGCCGCTGTTCCTGGCCCTGATCCTGGGCGGTGGCGTGGGCGTATTGGCGGGCGCGCGCCTGGCGCCGCGTCTGGCGTCGCGCGCCTTGCTGGCGCGTCGGCTCTTCGCCGCCATGATCGTCGCGACGGCCGTCTATGTGCTCTGGCGCGCGACGGCGGGCCAAGCGTGA
- the cobN gene encoding cobaltochelatase subunit CobN, with product MHLLAVQPGQVLDGEEAVDLGQSPGDIVVLSAADSDLACLSQALAGLPDDFPTVRLANLLRLKHPLSVDLHVEQVIDKARIVVARLVGGRAYWPYGLDEIAASCRRRGALFVALLDEEVDREGRDVSIAPHEVCDRIFAYLRQGGIGNARNLLLYAADLIGQARGAWSEPAPLLDAGFYWPGQRVTDLAGLRAAWSPDRPKAALVFYRALMAAGTTQAIDAHVTALVARGFDVAPIFVQSLKTPFAADLVAETFARIAPDVVLNATAFAVSSPGDDRRASPLEIGDAPVLQLVFAGLDRAAWEASARGLGARDLAMNVALPELDGRVLAGATAFKAALRHDPRTQCDVVSHAPAEDRIAFAADLARAWADLRRAPTEQRRVALVLANYPNRDSRLGNGVGLDTPASVAAILAALKGRGYAVEGAPESADALMVRLRAGVTNAGMAARAAGPVLSLDAYTAFFATLPAATRAAVTERWGQPWGDPWFDALADGFRLPVHVFGNIVVGVQPARGYNIDPKATYHDPDLVPPHNYLAFYAWLRTAFGVHAVVHVGKHGNLEWLPGKALALSDACFPQAIAGPVPQLYPFIVNDPGEGTQAKRRIGAVIIDHLTPPLTRAESYGPLKALEGLVDEYYEAAGLDPRRLKPLRDEILALAASQGLDIDCGMDLADEDQALSALDNYLCDLKEMQIRDGLHVFGASPEGRLRDDLIVALARTPRSLGKGREASLLRALADDLALGFDPLDARMGEVWTSARPAALVALSPDPWRTIGDTVERLERLASTMVAGGEIDPAWTRTAAVLDEVRERLLPRVEACGQAEMAALLAGLDGCFVAPGPSGAPTRGRPDVLPTGRNFYSVDTRAVPTPTAWRLGWASAQLLVEDHLQRVGDYPKAVALSAWGTANMRTGGDDVAQALALMGCRPTWEASTGRVTGFEILPLATLGRPRVDVTLRISGFFRDAFGPQIDLLDSAARAVMALDESAEDNPAAARFQAEGGDAAAGARVFGSKPGAYGAGLQALIDEKLWTDRADLAEAFLVWGGWTYGAGGEGEAARPLLERRLSAVDAVIHNQDNREHDLLDSDDYYQFEGGLTATVTQLKGVAPRVYHNDHSRPERPVIRTLEDEIGRVVHARLVNPKWIAGVMRHGYKGAFEIAASLDYLFAFAATTGAVRDHHFDLAYAALLADNDVAAFMRDANPDALREAAERLLEAIARGLWRPKSNSAAERLHQLAQIQETAR from the coding sequence ATGCATCTGCTCGCTGTCCAGCCGGGCCAGGTTCTCGACGGCGAGGAGGCGGTCGACCTGGGGCAGAGCCCCGGCGATATCGTCGTCCTGTCGGCCGCCGACAGCGACCTGGCGTGCCTGTCCCAGGCGCTGGCCGGACTGCCCGACGATTTCCCGACCGTCCGTCTGGCCAATCTGCTGCGGCTCAAGCATCCGCTGTCGGTGGACCTGCATGTCGAGCAGGTGATCGACAAGGCCCGGATCGTCGTCGCGCGGCTGGTCGGCGGACGGGCCTACTGGCCCTACGGCCTGGACGAGATCGCCGCGTCGTGCCGGCGGCGTGGGGCGCTGTTCGTGGCGCTGCTGGACGAGGAGGTCGACCGCGAGGGGCGGGACGTGTCCATCGCTCCGCACGAGGTCTGCGACCGGATCTTCGCCTATCTGCGCCAGGGCGGGATCGGCAACGCCCGCAACCTGCTCCTCTACGCGGCCGACCTGATCGGCCAGGCGCGAGGGGCTTGGAGCGAACCCGCGCCGCTGTTGGACGCCGGTTTCTACTGGCCGGGCCAGCGGGTCACGGACCTGGCCGGCCTGCGCGCCGCGTGGTCGCCCGATCGGCCCAAGGCGGCGCTGGTCTTCTACCGGGCCCTGATGGCGGCCGGGACGACCCAGGCGATCGACGCCCACGTCACGGCTCTGGTCGCTCGGGGGTTCGACGTCGCGCCGATCTTCGTTCAGAGCCTCAAGACCCCGTTCGCTGCCGATCTGGTCGCCGAGACCTTCGCCCGGATCGCGCCGGATGTCGTGCTAAACGCCACGGCCTTCGCGGTGTCCAGTCCGGGCGACGACCGCCGAGCCAGCCCGCTGGAAATCGGCGACGCGCCGGTGCTGCAGCTGGTGTTCGCAGGGCTGGACCGCGCCGCCTGGGAAGCCAGCGCGCGGGGGCTGGGCGCGCGAGACCTGGCGATGAACGTCGCCTTGCCCGAGCTGGATGGGCGGGTGCTGGCCGGCGCCACGGCCTTCAAGGCGGCCCTGCGCCACGATCCGCGCACGCAGTGCGATGTCGTCAGCCACGCGCCGGCCGAGGATCGCATCGCCTTCGCGGCCGACCTCGCGCGGGCGTGGGCGGACCTGCGGCGCGCGCCGACGGAGCAGCGCCGCGTCGCCCTGGTGCTGGCCAACTATCCCAATCGCGACTCCCGCCTGGGCAATGGGGTGGGCCTGGATACGCCGGCCAGCGTCGCGGCCATTCTGGCGGCGCTGAAGGGGCGCGGCTACGCCGTCGAGGGCGCTCCGGAAAGCGCCGACGCGTTGATGGTTCGCCTGCGGGCGGGCGTGACCAACGCGGGCATGGCCGCGCGCGCCGCCGGGCCGGTGCTGAGCCTCGACGCCTATACGGCCTTCTTCGCGACCCTGCCGGCGGCGACGCGCGCGGCGGTGACCGAGCGATGGGGCCAGCCCTGGGGCGATCCGTGGTTCGACGCCCTGGCCGACGGCTTCCGTCTGCCGGTCCACGTGTTCGGCAACATCGTCGTCGGCGTGCAGCCGGCGCGCGGCTACAACATCGATCCGAAGGCGACCTATCACGACCCCGACCTGGTCCCGCCGCATAACTACCTGGCCTTCTATGCCTGGCTGAGGACCGCGTTCGGCGTCCACGCGGTCGTCCATGTCGGCAAGCACGGCAATCTGGAGTGGCTGCCGGGCAAGGCCCTGGCCCTGTCGGACGCTTGCTTCCCGCAGGCCATCGCCGGTCCCGTGCCGCAGCTCTATCCGTTCATCGTCAACGATCCGGGCGAGGGTACCCAGGCCAAGCGGCGGATCGGCGCGGTGATCATCGACCATCTGACCCCGCCTCTGACCCGCGCCGAGAGCTACGGACCTTTGAAGGCGCTGGAGGGTCTGGTCGACGAATATTACGAGGCCGCCGGCCTGGACCCGCGCCGGCTGAAGCCGCTACGCGACGAGATCCTGGCCCTGGCCGCCAGCCAGGGACTGGACATCGACTGCGGCATGGACCTGGCCGACGAGGATCAGGCCCTGTCGGCGCTGGACAACTATCTGTGCGACCTCAAGGAGATGCAGATCCGCGATGGCCTGCACGTCTTCGGAGCTTCGCCCGAGGGCCGGCTGCGCGACGACCTGATCGTGGCCCTGGCTCGAACGCCGCGCAGCCTGGGCAAAGGACGCGAGGCTTCGCTGTTGCGCGCCCTGGCCGACGATCTGGCGTTGGGCTTCGACCCGCTGGACGCCCGAATGGGCGAAGTCTGGACGAGCGCGCGGCCGGCGGCGTTGGTCGCGCTCTCGCCCGATCCTTGGCGCACGATCGGCGACACGGTCGAGCGCCTGGAACGGCTTGCATCCACGATGGTGGCGGGCGGCGAGATCGATCCGGCCTGGACACGGACAGCGGCCGTTCTTGACGAGGTGCGCGAGCGGCTGCTGCCGCGTGTCGAGGCGTGCGGGCAGGCCGAGATGGCGGCGCTGCTGGCGGGGCTGGACGGCTGCTTCGTCGCGCCGGGACCGTCGGGCGCCCCGACGCGGGGACGACCGGATGTCCTGCCGACCGGGCGCAACTTCTATTCGGTCGACACGCGCGCCGTGCCAACGCCCACGGCCTGGCGCCTGGGCTGGGCCTCGGCCCAGCTGCTGGTCGAGGACCACCTACAGCGGGTCGGCGACTATCCCAAGGCGGTGGCGCTGTCGGCCTGGGGCACGGCCAACATGCGCACGGGCGGCGACGACGTCGCTCAGGCCCTGGCGCTGATGGGCTGCCGGCCGACCTGGGAGGCGTCCACCGGCCGGGTGACGGGTTTTGAGATCCTGCCGCTGGCCACGCTGGGGCGGCCCAGGGTCGACGTCACGCTGCGGATCTCCGGCTTCTTCCGCGACGCCTTCGGGCCGCAGATCGACCTGCTGGACAGCGCCGCCCGCGCCGTCATGGCCCTGGATGAGTCAGCCGAGGACAATCCCGCCGCCGCCCGCTTCCAGGCGGAGGGCGGCGACGCGGCGGCCGGGGCGCGGGTGTTCGGCTCCAAGCCTGGGGCTTATGGCGCGGGCCTCCAGGCGCTGATCGACGAGAAGCTCTGGACCGATCGCGCCGACCTGGCCGAGGCCTTCCTGGTCTGGGGCGGCTGGACCTATGGCGCGGGCGGGGAGGGCGAGGCGGCCCGGCCGCTGCTGGAGCGTCGCCTCTCGGCCGTCGACGCGGTGATCCACAACCAGGACAACCGCGAGCACGACCTGCTGGACAGCGACGACTACTACCAGTTCGAGGGCGGGCTGACGGCGACGGTGACCCAGCTGAAGGGCGTCGCGCCGCGTGTCTATCACAACGACCATTCGCGACCCGAGCGTCCAGTGATCCGTACGCTGGAGGACGAGATCGGCCGCGTCGTTCATGCGCGGCTGGTGAACCCCAAGTGGATCGCCGGGGTCATGCGTCACGGCTACAAGGGCGCGTTCGAGATCGCCGCCAGCCTGGACTACCTGTTCGCCTTCGCCGCCACGACCGGGGCGGTGCGCGACCACCATTTCGACCTCGCCTACGCCGCCTTGCTGGCCGACAACGACGTCGCCGCCTTCATGCGCGACGCCAATCCCGACGCCCTGCGCGAAGCCGCCGAACGCCTGCTGGAGGCGATCGCGCGCGGTCTGTGGCGGCCGAAGTCCAACAGCGCCGCCGAACGCCTTCACCAACTCGCCCAGATCCAGGAGACCGCCCGATGA
- a CDS encoding ABC transporter substrate-binding protein, which translates to MTDALTRRTLAAGLLFLSGGAAEPAPHRVVSIGSCLDPILLALADPGQIAALSHFARDPLTSTVTEQARRFAVTHEGAEEVVALDPDLILASKRSGLYARTALKARGLRVEEFDMPNTVEASLQQVRKIAALVGRPDRGEALILRMETALAAVAPKPGEPRLRALVYQSGGLAAGPATLLGEMLERCGFENGAARYGLRKWGSVSLERVLADPPQVLLAGARAEGAPTWADRVIDHPALESLRPRTFRAGFPQKLIYCGGPVLIETAKVLAKARRRAEAWARQRSLRD; encoded by the coding sequence TTGACCGACGCCTTGACCCGCCGGACCCTGGCGGCGGGCCTGTTGTTCCTGTCCGGCGGCGCGGCCGAGCCGGCGCCACACCGTGTTGTGTCCATCGGCTCTTGCCTGGACCCGATCCTGCTGGCCCTGGCCGATCCCGGCCAGATCGCGGCGCTGAGCCATTTCGCCCGGGATCCCCTGACGTCGACGGTCACGGAGCAAGCGCGACGCTTCGCCGTCACCCACGAGGGCGCAGAGGAGGTGGTGGCGCTGGATCCTGACCTGATCCTGGCCAGCAAACGCTCGGGCCTCTACGCCCGCACCGCCCTGAAGGCGCGCGGCCTGCGGGTCGAGGAGTTCGACATGCCCAACACCGTCGAGGCCAGCCTGCAGCAGGTGCGCAAGATCGCCGCCCTGGTCGGCCGCCCCGATCGCGGCGAGGCCCTGATCTTGCGCATGGAAACGGCCCTGGCCGCCGTCGCGCCGAAACCCGGTGAGCCGCGGCTGCGGGCGCTGGTCTATCAGTCCGGTGGACTGGCGGCCGGACCCGCGACCCTGCTGGGCGAGATGCTGGAGCGCTGCGGCTTCGAGAACGGCGCGGCGCGCTATGGCCTGCGCAAGTGGGGATCGGTGTCGCTGGAGCGGGTCCTGGCCGACCCGCCGCAGGTGCTGCTGGCCGGCGCGCGGGCCGAGGGAGCGCCCACCTGGGCCGATCGCGTCATCGACCATCCCGCGCTGGAAAGCCTGCGACCGCGCACCTTCCGAGCCGGCTTCCCCCAGAAGCTGATCTATTGCGGCGGGCCGGTGCTGATCGAGACCGCCAAGGTCCTGGCCAAGGCGCGGCGGCGGGCCGAGGCCTGGGCCCGCCAGCGCTCCTTGCGCGACTGA
- a CDS encoding rhodanese family protein — MTEILHPLTPEEAARRLAEGRAVLIDIREPDEFARRRAKGALSRPLSTLDARGLGLPDAREVIFTCRSGMRTGANGERLVAACGRPAYVVKGGLDAWDGVGLPVEIDDKAPLEMMRQVQIAAGLLVLAGVILGLTVSPWFLGLAGFVGAGLTFAGATGFCGMARLLALAPWNRPAAA, encoded by the coding sequence ATGACCGAGATTCTGCATCCTCTGACGCCTGAAGAGGCCGCCCGGCGCCTGGCCGAAGGCCGCGCCGTTCTGATCGATATCCGCGAGCCCGACGAGTTCGCCAGGCGTCGTGCGAAGGGGGCGTTGTCGCGCCCGCTGTCCACCCTGGACGCCAGGGGCCTGGGGCTGCCCGATGCGCGCGAGGTGATCTTCACCTGCCGGTCGGGCATGCGCACCGGCGCCAATGGCGAACGGCTCGTGGCCGCCTGCGGGCGTCCGGCTTACGTGGTGAAAGGCGGCCTCGACGCCTGGGACGGCGTTGGCCTGCCGGTCGAGATCGATGACAAGGCGCCGCTGGAAATGATGCGCCAAGTCCAGATCGCCGCCGGGTTGCTGGTACTGGCGGGCGTGATCCTGGGGCTGACGGTCTCGCCCTGGTTTCTGGGCTTGGCCGGGTTCGTCGGCGCGGGCTTGACCTTCGCGGGGGCCACCGGCTTCTGCGGCATGGCGCGGCTGCTGGCCCTGGCGCCCTGGAACCGTCCGGCGGCGGCGTGA
- a CDS encoding ArsR/SmtB family transcription factor, whose amino-acid sequence MFDLSRFDVSQFEASAAQAAKLLRALANERRLMILCQLADGERTVGQIQPLVGLSQSALSQHLAVLRDEGVVASRREATSVWYRIADPAALKVVGTLAEIFCPPAENAAHDRDSASSDA is encoded by the coding sequence ATGTTCGATCTCTCGCGTTTCGATGTCAGCCAGTTCGAGGCCAGCGCCGCGCAGGCCGCCAAGCTCCTGCGCGCCTTGGCCAACGAGCGGCGGCTGATGATCCTGTGCCAGCTCGCCGATGGCGAACGGACGGTGGGGCAGATCCAGCCCCTGGTCGGCCTTTCGCAGTCGGCGCTCTCGCAGCACCTGGCGGTGCTGCGGGACGAGGGCGTCGTGGCCTCGCGCCGCGAAGCCACGAGCGTCTGGTACCGGATCGCCGATCCCGCCGCCCTCAAGGTGGTCGGCACGCTCGCGGAGATCTTTTGCCCTCCAGCGGAGAACGCCGCCCATGACCGAGATTCTGCATCCTCTGACGCCTGA